The Sphingomonas sp. LY54 genome includes a region encoding these proteins:
- a CDS encoding MmcB family DNA repair protein, producing the protein MASLPSLDGCFADSPLIAQDVARGVTRLFFRQDLFGLCEVPLPNGRRADLMAVCGKGLLTIVEIKVSKADLLGDQKWRDYLDYCDRFFWAVPAGFDLALLEGEAQGPDVSGLIVADRYDAAVVRDAPMRQLAAARRKAETLRFARRAARRLVGGIDPGLAGLD; encoded by the coding sequence ATGGCTTCCCTCCCGAGTCTCGACGGCTGCTTCGCCGATTCGCCGCTCATTGCGCAGGATGTCGCGCGCGGGGTGACGCGGCTGTTCTTCCGCCAAGACCTGTTCGGACTCTGCGAAGTGCCGCTGCCCAACGGCCGGCGTGCGGACTTGATGGCCGTGTGCGGCAAGGGGCTTCTGACGATCGTCGAGATCAAGGTGTCCAAGGCGGACCTGCTCGGCGACCAGAAGTGGCGCGACTATCTCGATTATTGCGACCGATTCTTCTGGGCCGTGCCGGCCGGCTTCGATCTCGCCTTGCTCGAAGGCGAAGCGCAGGGCCCCGACGTGTCGGGGCTGATCGTCGCCGATCGCTACGATGCGGCGGTGGTCCGCGATGCGCCGATGCGCCAGCTCGCCGCGGCCCGGCGCAAGGCGGAGACGTTGCGTTTCGCCCGCCGGGCGGCGCGCCGACTGGTAGGCGGAATCGATCCCGGGCTGGCCGGCCTCGACTAG
- the hpf gene encoding ribosome hibernation-promoting factor, HPF/YfiA family — protein MEIRVSGHQVDTGEALRTHVEERLNAIGEKYFSRTLFANVTFGKGPHDYQFTCDIIAHVPQGVILKGSGRAAEAHPAFDQAADRIERQLRRYTKRLKDRSGAPTVAEALAEIAADAAYTVFQSHEEEQEPADNPPIIAETRVDIPDASVSDAVMILDLRNTNALLFRNSGTGKFNMVYRRGDGTIGWVEPQRD, from the coding sequence ATGGAAATCCGGGTCTCTGGTCATCAGGTCGATACCGGCGAAGCGCTTCGGACGCATGTCGAAGAGCGCCTTAACGCGATCGGCGAGAAGTATTTCTCGCGCACGCTTTTCGCCAACGTGACCTTCGGCAAAGGTCCCCACGATTACCAGTTCACCTGCGACATCATCGCCCACGTGCCGCAAGGCGTGATCCTCAAGGGCTCGGGCCGCGCGGCAGAAGCGCACCCCGCGTTCGACCAGGCCGCCGATCGGATCGAGCGCCAGCTGCGCCGCTACACCAAGCGGCTGAAGGATCGCAGCGGCGCGCCGACGGTCGCCGAAGCGCTGGCCGAGATCGCTGCCGATGCCGCCTACACTGTGTTCCAGTCGCACGAGGAGGAGCAGGAGCCGGCCGACAACCCGCCGATCATCGCCGAAACCCGGGTCGACATTCCCGACGCCAGCGTCTCCGACGCGGTGATGATCCTCGATCTGCGCAACACCAACGCCTTGCTCTTCCGCAACAGCGGCACCGGCAAGTTCAACATGGTCTATCGTCGCGGCGACGGCACGATCGGCTGGGTCGAACCGCAGCGCGACTGA
- a CDS encoding YcgN family cysteine cluster protein → MNFWEKPLVQLTREEWEKLCDGCGKCCLHKVEDADTGEIYNTNVTCKLLDSHSGLCTNYKGRRSFVPDCVQLTYQKAGTLPWLPSTCAYRLRAEGKPLPGWHYLITGSRDTVHEAGQSVRGWTVPEGEAGPLEYHLSDREL, encoded by the coding sequence ATGAACTTCTGGGAAAAACCGCTCGTACAGCTCACCCGCGAGGAATGGGAAAAGCTGTGCGACGGCTGCGGCAAATGCTGCCTCCACAAGGTGGAGGATGCCGACACCGGCGAGATCTACAACACCAACGTCACCTGCAAGTTGCTCGACAGCCATAGCGGGCTTTGCACCAACTATAAGGGGCGGCGCAGCTTCGTGCCCGATTGCGTCCAGCTCACCTACCAGAAGGCCGGCACGCTGCCCTGGCTGCCCTCGACCTGCGCCTATCGGCTGCGCGCCGAGGGCAAGCCGCTTCCGGGCTGGCATTACCTGATCACCGGCAGTCGCGACACGGTTCACGAGGCCGGCCAGTCGGTCCGCGGCTGGACGGTCCCTGAGGGCGAGGCCGGGCCGCTCGAATATCATCTCTCCGACCGTGAGCTCTGA
- a CDS encoding SprT family zinc-dependent metalloprotease, translating to MSSELRFEGGSVSAVLTLKTSARAKVMRLRVDPRTGAVILTVPRRVSQRRALQWAAGHRDWIEKTLSAIPAPLALAHGSEIPLGGVPHAIDWRPDRSRIARVEDGRILIGGPEETLVPRMQRWLRRQALDVLTRETHEYAAKAGVTVSRVGVGDTVSRWGSCSSAGTIRYSWRLILAPDWVRRATVAHEVAHRVHMDHSPRFHALVEQLFGADPTPARLWLRRNGAALHRIARA from the coding sequence GTGAGCTCTGAGCTTCGCTTCGAGGGCGGCTCGGTGAGCGCCGTCCTCACGCTGAAGACTTCGGCGCGGGCCAAGGTGATGCGCCTGCGCGTCGATCCCCGCACCGGTGCCGTGATCCTCACCGTGCCGCGGCGCGTGTCGCAACGGCGGGCGCTGCAATGGGCCGCCGGGCATCGGGACTGGATCGAGAAGACGCTGTCCGCAATCCCGGCGCCGCTCGCGCTCGCCCACGGCAGCGAGATTCCGCTCGGGGGCGTGCCGCATGCGATCGACTGGCGCCCGGATCGCTCGCGCATCGCGCGGGTCGAGGACGGCCGCATTCTGATCGGCGGGCCGGAGGAAACGCTCGTCCCCAGGATGCAGCGCTGGCTGCGGCGCCAGGCGCTGGACGTGCTGACCCGCGAGACCCACGAATATGCCGCCAAGGCCGGAGTGACGGTCAGCCGCGTCGGCGTCGGCGATACCGTGTCGCGCTGGGGAAGCTGCTCCTCGGCTGGGACCATCCGTTACAGCTGGCGCCTCATCCTGGCGCCCGATTGGGTGCGGCGGGCGACGGTGGCGCATGAAGTGGCGCACCGTGTTCACATGGACCACAGCCCGCGCTTCCACGCCTTGGTCGAGCAATTGTTCGGCGCCGATCCGACGCCGGCGCGCTTATGGCTGCGCCGGAACGGGGCGGCGCTCCACCGGATCGCGCGCGCTTAG
- a CDS encoding PaaI family thioesterase, which yields MPPEESGALAHYRALESLYRRAPVNRLFQSELEIVDEGFARIRFEVEERVYHAAGAAHGTIYFKMLDDAAFYACNSLVTDRFLLTTAFNLLFTRPLKAGPVVAEGRWASGKRRVYVADARLIDSSGEEAARGTGTFMRSHIPLSGLDGYRAE from the coding sequence ATGCCGCCTGAGGAATCCGGCGCGCTCGCCCATTATCGGGCGCTGGAATCGCTCTACCGCCGGGCCCCGGTCAATCGTCTGTTCCAGAGCGAGCTCGAGATCGTCGACGAGGGCTTTGCGCGGATCCGCTTCGAGGTCGAGGAGAGGGTCTATCACGCCGCCGGCGCCGCCCACGGCACCATCTATTTCAAGATGCTCGACGACGCCGCTTTCTATGCCTGCAACAGCCTCGTCACCGACCGCTTCCTGCTGACCACGGCTTTCAACCTGCTGTTCACGCGCCCGCTGAAGGCCGGACCGGTCGTGGCAGAGGGGCGCTGGGCCAGTGGCAAGCGCCGGGTCTATGTCGCCGACGCGCGCCTGATCGATTCCAGCGGGGAAGAGGCGGCGCGCGGAACCGGCACGTTCATGCGCTCGCACATCCCTCTGTCCGGCCTCGACGGCTACCGCGCCGAATGA
- the dnaQ gene encoding DNA polymerase III subunit epsilon has product MREIIFDTETTGLNPLTGDRMVEIGCVELINRVETGRTFHAYFNPKRSMPAEAQAVHGLSDAFLADKPCFDELCEDLLEFVGDSPLVAHNASFDFGFLNHELSQCGRPLVCMTRMVDTLVLARQRHPGAKHSLDALCTRFGVDRSLRVKHGALIDAQLLAQVYIELTGGRQIGFSLATTKVEQDIADAARLADAAPIVLKVRPPRPHFASEEELQRHAAFVAALVDPIWHRLDGRG; this is encoded by the coding sequence ATGCGGGAAATCATCTTCGACACCGAGACCACGGGGCTCAATCCGCTCACTGGCGACCGGATGGTCGAGATCGGCTGCGTCGAATTGATCAACCGGGTCGAAACCGGCCGGACTTTCCACGCTTATTTCAATCCCAAGCGGTCGATGCCGGCGGAGGCGCAGGCGGTGCACGGACTGTCCGACGCCTTCCTGGCCGACAAGCCGTGCTTCGACGAATTGTGCGAGGATCTGCTCGAATTCGTCGGCGACAGCCCGCTGGTCGCACACAATGCCAGCTTCGACTTCGGATTCCTGAACCACGAATTGAGCCAGTGCGGGCGACCACTGGTCTGCATGACCCGGATGGTCGACACGCTGGTGCTGGCGCGGCAGCGTCATCCCGGCGCTAAGCACAGCCTCGACGCCTTGTGCACCCGCTTCGGCGTCGACCGCAGCCTCCGCGTCAAGCATGGCGCGCTGATCGACGCCCAGCTCCTGGCCCAGGTCTATATCGAGCTGACCGGCGGCCGGCAGATCGGCTTCTCGCTGGCCACGACCAAGGTCGAGCAGGACATCGCCGACGCCGCGCGGCTGGCCGACGCCGCCCCGATCGTGCTCAAGGTCCGCCCGCCGCGGCCGCATTTCGCGTCGGAAGAGGAACTTCAGCGACACGCCGCATTTGTAGCCGCATTGGTCGACCCCATATGGCACCGGCTGGACGGGCGCGGTTGA
- the coaE gene encoding dephospho-CoA kinase (Dephospho-CoA kinase (CoaE) performs the final step in coenzyme A biosynthesis.), with product MITLGLTGSIGMGKSTVAAMFAEAGVPVFDADAAVHRLQGPEGALVAAIESDFPGTTGPAGVDRTSLAEAVLGQPEALQRLEALVHPAVAAEREHFLAAHRADPLVVLDIPLLFEKGGWSHVDRIAVVSAPAEIQRARVLTRPGMTEDRFEQILALQMPDSEKRARADFVIPTGGSLDETKAAVRALIAGLKGRPDS from the coding sequence ATGATCACGCTCGGCCTCACAGGCTCGATCGGCATGGGCAAATCCACGGTCGCCGCGATGTTCGCCGAAGCGGGCGTGCCCGTGTTCGACGCCGACGCTGCGGTTCACCGGCTGCAGGGACCCGAGGGAGCCCTGGTGGCCGCCATCGAATCCGATTTTCCCGGCACCACTGGCCCGGCCGGAGTCGACCGGACCAGCCTCGCCGAGGCAGTGCTCGGCCAGCCCGAGGCGCTGCAGCGGCTGGAGGCCCTGGTCCATCCCGCCGTCGCCGCAGAGCGCGAGCATTTCCTCGCCGCACATCGCGCGGATCCGCTGGTCGTGCTCGATATCCCGCTGCTGTTCGAAAAAGGCGGCTGGTCGCATGTCGACAGGATCGCGGTCGTCTCTGCGCCCGCCGAAATCCAGCGGGCGCGCGTCCTGACTCGGCCCGGCATGACCGAGGACCGGTTCGAACAGATATTGGCGCTGCAGATGCCGGATTCGGAGAAACGCGCGCGCGCCGATTTCGTGATTCCGACAGGGGGTTCGTTGGACGAGACGAAAGCGGCGGTCCGAGCACTGATCGCTGGACTGAAAGGACGTCCGGATTCATAA
- a CDS encoding SCO family protein, whose product MNERRFLASLALLLTLLLGACGPKAEETPPLAGASLGGPFTLTDQDGKQVSDTDFDGRYRLVYFGFTYCPDVCPVDLQVIGQGFRQLEKSDPAIAAKVQPIFISVDPERDTPPVVKEFVSAFHPRLVGLTGTPEQIAEVAKRYGIYYIKEQSEGASGYLVNHSRNTVLFGPKGEPIAIVPHDQGPETVAAELKRWVK is encoded by the coding sequence ATGAATGAACGCCGCTTTCTCGCTTCGCTCGCCCTCCTCCTGACACTGCTGCTCGGCGCCTGCGGTCCCAAGGCGGAAGAGACGCCGCCGCTGGCCGGAGCGTCGCTCGGGGGGCCGTTCACGCTGACCGACCAGGACGGCAAGCAGGTCTCCGACACGGATTTCGACGGCCGCTACCGACTCGTCTATTTCGGCTTCACTTACTGCCCGGACGTGTGCCCGGTCGATCTCCAGGTGATCGGACAGGGCTTCCGCCAGCTCGAAAAGAGCGACCCGGCGATCGCGGCCAAGGTCCAGCCGATCTTCATCAGCGTCGACCCCGAGCGCGACACGCCGCCGGTGGTGAAGGAGTTCGTGTCGGCCTTCCATCCCCGGCTGGTCGGCCTCACCGGCACGCCCGAGCAGATTGCCGAGGTGGCGAAGCGCTACGGCATTTATTATATCAAGGAGCAGTCGGAAGGCGCGAGCGGCTATCTGGTGAACCATTCGCGTAACACCGTCCTGTTCGGCCCGAAGGGCGAGCCGATCGCGATCGTCCCGCACGACCAGGGGCCGGAGACGGTGGCCGCGGAGCTCAAACGCTGGGTGAAATGA
- a CDS encoding pyruvate, water dikinase regulatory protein: MGQFHLHLLSDSTGETLEVVAKACLAQFDGVEALRHFWPMIRSEGHLDRVLDDIERRPGLVLYTLVNSNIRRELEQKCRRRGIHAVSALDPVIDALSAVLGQEAKARPGRQHALDAAYFARVDAIQFSIAHDDGVNAQNWEEADIVLAGVSRTSKTPTSIYLANRGYKVANIPLVPESPPPPSLFSLKHPLVVGLTTGSDRLIQIRRNRLLALNQAPETDYVDADAVAAELAFARRLFADNGWPVIDVTRRSIEETAFAIVKLCNERMDGSE, from the coding sequence ATGGGTCAGTTCCACCTCCACCTCCTCTCGGATTCCACGGGCGAGACGCTGGAAGTCGTTGCAAAGGCGTGCCTGGCCCAGTTTGACGGGGTCGAGGCGCTGCGCCATTTCTGGCCGATGATCCGGTCGGAAGGGCATCTCGATCGCGTGCTCGACGATATCGAGCGTCGGCCTGGGCTCGTCCTCTACACGCTGGTGAACAGCAATATCCGCCGCGAGCTCGAGCAGAAATGCCGCCGCCGCGGCATCCATGCGGTGTCGGCGCTCGATCCGGTGATCGACGCTTTGTCCGCCGTGCTCGGCCAGGAGGCCAAGGCGCGGCCAGGACGCCAGCATGCGCTCGACGCGGCTTATTTCGCGCGCGTCGACGCGATCCAGTTTTCGATCGCGCATGACGACGGCGTCAACGCGCAGAATTGGGAGGAGGCCGACATCGTCCTCGCGGGCGTGTCCCGCACTTCGAAGACGCCGACCTCCATCTATCTCGCCAATCGCGGCTACAAGGTCGCCAATATCCCGCTTGTCCCGGAATCGCCGCCGCCGCCATCGCTTTTCTCGCTCAAGCATCCGCTGGTCGTGGGTCTGACCACCGGCTCGGACCGGCTGATCCAGATCCGCCGCAATCGCCTGCTCGCGCTCAACCAGGCGCCGGAAACCGATTATGTGGATGCCGATGCAGTGGCCGCCGAGCTCGCCTTCGCACGGCGCCTATTTGCGGATAACGGTTGGCCTGTCATCGATGTAACTCGCCGCTCGATTGAAGAAACGGCGTTTGCGATCGTTAAATTGTGCAACGAACGAATGGACGGGTCTGAATGA
- the hemE gene encoding uroporphyrinogen decarboxylase, with translation MSGSNKPLLTVLNGGNPGKMPIWLMRQAGRYLPEYRALRADRGGFLELVYDTDAAAEVTLQPIRRFGFDGAILFSDILIVPYALGQDLRFEAGEGPRLSPPLVDAAFASLEAVPERLEAVYRTVDKVKRALPPETTFLGFAGSPWTVATYMIAGKGSKEQADARRYAYRDPTAFQEIIDAVADMTVDYLSGQVEAGVEAVQLFDSWAGSLAPAQFEQWVIAPNARIIAAFKARHPDIPVIGFPKGAGGKLPAYARETGVDALGLDETVDPAWAHSALPAGLPVQGNLDPLALIAGGDALEKAVARIISALEDRPHIFNLGHGILPDTPIAHVEQLLQLVRQ, from the coding sequence ATGTCCGGATCGAATAAGCCCCTGCTCACCGTGCTGAACGGCGGAAATCCGGGAAAAATGCCGATATGGCTGATGCGCCAGGCCGGCCGCTACCTGCCCGAGTACCGCGCGTTGAGGGCCGACAGGGGCGGCTTCCTCGAGCTGGTTTACGATACCGACGCGGCAGCCGAGGTCACGCTCCAGCCGATCCGCCGGTTCGGCTTCGATGGGGCCATCCTCTTCTCCGACATCCTGATCGTGCCTTATGCGCTCGGCCAGGATCTACGCTTCGAGGCTGGCGAGGGGCCGCGACTGTCGCCGCCGCTCGTCGATGCTGCCTTCGCCTCGCTTGAGGCCGTGCCAGAGCGTCTGGAGGCGGTTTACCGGACCGTGGATAAGGTGAAGCGAGCATTGCCGCCTGAAACCACCTTCCTGGGCTTTGCAGGCAGCCCGTGGACGGTCGCGACCTATATGATCGCGGGCAAGGGCAGCAAGGAGCAGGCCGACGCCCGGCGCTACGCCTATCGTGATCCGACGGCGTTCCAGGAAATCATCGACGCCGTCGCGGACATGACCGTCGACTATCTGTCAGGCCAGGTCGAAGCCGGGGTCGAGGCCGTGCAATTGTTCGACAGCTGGGCGGGCAGCCTGGCGCCGGCCCAGTTCGAACAATGGGTGATCGCGCCCAACGCGCGGATCATCGCCGCCTTCAAGGCGCGCCATCCCGATATTCCTGTGATCGGCTTTCCCAAGGGCGCGGGCGGCAAGCTCCCCGCTTATGCGCGCGAAACCGGGGTCGACGCGCTCGGCCTCGACGAAACGGTGGATCCGGCCTGGGCCCATTCCGCCCTGCCCGCTGGTCTCCCCGTCCAGGGCAATCTCGATCCGCTCGCGCTGATCGCCGGCGGCGACGCGCTTGAAAAGGCGGTTGCCCGTATCATATCAGCGCTCGAAGATAGGCCGCATATCTTCAACTTGGGGCATGGCATCTTGCCGGACACGCCGATCGCTCATGTCGAGCAACTCCTCCAACTGGTGCGCCAGTGA
- a CDS encoding CopD family protein: MTGYDFETALQLTYAWIKAAHVIFVIFWIAGLFMLPRYYVYHQEATPGSVEEKRWIDREKKLRNIIITPAMAMVWVFGLTLAFMTGAWSQGWFHAKFALVIALSGYHGWMVAYGKKLARGERPVSGKALRIMNEVPGIATAIIVILVIVRPF, encoded by the coding sequence GTGACCGGCTATGATTTCGAAACGGCTCTTCAATTGACCTACGCCTGGATTAAGGCTGCGCACGTCATCTTCGTGATCTTCTGGATCGCGGGCCTGTTCATGCTGCCCCGCTACTACGTCTACCATCAGGAGGCGACGCCCGGATCGGTCGAGGAGAAGCGCTGGATCGACCGCGAGAAGAAGCTCCGCAATATCATCATCACGCCAGCCATGGCGATGGTGTGGGTGTTCGGCCTGACCCTCGCCTTCATGACCGGCGCCTGGTCGCAGGGCTGGTTCCACGCCAAGTTCGCGCTCGTCATCGCTCTGTCCGGCTATCACGGCTGGATGGTTGCTTATGGCAAGAAGCTCGCCCGCGGTGAGCGGCCTGTGAGCGGCAAGGCGCTGCGCATCATGAACGAAGTGCCCGGCATTGCCACGGCCATCATCGTCATCCTGGTGATCGTTCGCCCCTTTTAG
- a CDS encoding PTS sugar transporter subunit IIA, with amino-acid sequence MNDLTSILGGDAVDAGLSVANKKALFQQLAAAASRLTGIAAKAIVAALNERERLGSTGFGNGIAIPHGKLPGPDRVFGYFVRLNAPIDFQSIDNLPVDLVFLLLSPIDAGADHLKALAGVSRALRDKQTLAKLRGARSKDAIYALLAGEAAHAA; translated from the coding sequence ATGAATGATCTGACTTCGATCCTGGGCGGGGACGCCGTCGACGCTGGGCTGAGCGTCGCGAACAAGAAGGCGCTGTTCCAGCAGCTCGCCGCCGCCGCCTCCCGCCTCACGGGGATCGCGGCGAAGGCCATCGTGGCGGCGCTGAACGAGCGCGAGCGGCTCGGGTCGACCGGCTTCGGCAACGGCATCGCCATTCCCCACGGCAAGCTGCCCGGGCCCGACCGGGTCTTCGGCTATTTCGTGCGGCTCAACGCCCCGATCGATTTCCAGTCGATCGACAATCTCCCGGTCGATCTCGTCTTCCTTTTGCTCTCGCCGATCGATGCCGGGGCCGACCATTTGAAGGCGCTGGCCGGCGTCAGCCGCGCGCTGCGTGACAAGCAGACCCTGGCGAAGCTCCGCGGTGCGCGCTCGAAGGACGCGATCTACGCCTTGCTGGCCGGGGAGGCGGCGCATGCCGCCTGA
- a CDS encoding DUF1491 family protein, whose protein sequence is MTQARLAASVLITGLARKAEAEGGFAAVLSKGDATAGSIIVVLVERGGDPRVLERILQGDGRYAWREAVAGNPAAVQKFLEKRRGFDPDVWILELDVPSWERFAAEMIDFC, encoded by the coding sequence ATGACGCAGGCCCGTCTCGCGGCGTCGGTGCTGATCACCGGCCTGGCGCGCAAGGCGGAGGCCGAAGGCGGATTTGCCGCGGTCCTGTCGAAGGGCGATGCGACCGCCGGTTCGATCATCGTGGTCCTGGTCGAGCGCGGCGGCGATCCGCGCGTCCTCGAGAGGATTCTGCAAGGCGACGGCCGCTATGCCTGGCGCGAGGCGGTGGCGGGTAACCCCGCCGCCGTCCAGAAGTTCCTCGAAAAGCGGCGCGGATTCGATCCCGACGTCTGGATTTTGGAACTGGACGTCCCATCGTGGGAACGGTTCGCCGCTGAAATGATCGATTTTTGTTGA
- a CDS encoding ankyrin repeat domain-containing protein: MIRISKALFAAAALALVAAPAAAQQLTSDGFALMEAVKKRDGDKVTNLLSKPSTTIINTRDHASGDSVLHVVTRERDLTWLRFLVGKGARVDSENREGNTALSLAAQIGWAEGAEFLLARKASPNAANKRGETPLILAVLNRDVPMVRLLLARGADPRKADSSTGYSAIDYAKRDPRAASIVKLLETPAKPAKAVSGPVL; this comes from the coding sequence GTGATCCGGATATCCAAAGCGTTGTTCGCGGCCGCCGCGCTGGCCCTGGTTGCCGCACCGGCGGCGGCGCAGCAGCTCACGTCGGACGGTTTCGCCCTGATGGAGGCGGTCAAGAAGCGGGACGGCGACAAGGTCACCAATCTGCTGTCGAAGCCCTCGACCACGATCATCAACACCCGCGACCATGCCAGCGGCGACTCCGTCCTCCACGTCGTCACCCGCGAGCGCGACCTCACCTGGCTCCGCTTCCTCGTCGGCAAGGGTGCACGCGTCGACAGCGAGAATCGCGAGGGCAACACCGCGCTTTCGCTGGCGGCGCAGATCGGCTGGGCCGAAGGCGCCGAATTCCTGCTCGCCCGCAAGGCATCGCCCAACGCTGCCAACAAGCGCGGCGAGACGCCGCTGATCCTCGCGGTGCTGAATCGCGACGTGCCGATGGTGCGGCTGCTTCTGGCGCGCGGCGCCGATCCGCGCAAGGCCGACAGCAGCACCGGCTATTCCGCGATCGATTATGCCAAGCGCGATCCGCGCGCGGCCAGCATCGTGAAGCTGCTCGAGACCCCGGCCAAGCCCGCCAAGGCAGTCTCCGGCCCCGTCCTCTAG
- a CDS encoding nucleoside triphosphate pyrophosphatase — translation MSTTRRGMLEATGVAFDAVPAMIDEDARKAELQHDGLAAHVVAKTLAEMKALSVLDAVGTLIIGCDQTLEYGDGETFDKPKTRDEAFDQLKTLSGRSHFLHSAVAVAENKKIVWRHSDTVRLTMRTLSDEFIDSYLDVEYEDVRNSVGGYHIEGRGAQLFDWVEGSHFAIQGLPLLPLLKYLRERSILMA, via the coding sequence ATGAGCACTACTCGCCGCGGCATGCTGGAGGCGACCGGCGTCGCCTTCGATGCTGTGCCGGCGATGATCGACGAGGACGCGCGCAAGGCGGAGCTGCAGCATGACGGCCTCGCCGCCCATGTCGTCGCCAAGACGCTGGCCGAGATGAAGGCGCTGAGCGTGCTCGACGCGGTCGGCACCCTGATCATCGGCTGCGACCAGACGCTGGAATATGGCGACGGCGAGACGTTCGATAAGCCGAAGACGCGCGACGAGGCGTTCGACCAGTTGAAGACGCTCAGCGGCCGCAGCCATTTTCTCCATTCCGCCGTCGCTGTGGCCGAGAACAAGAAGATCGTGTGGCGCCATTCGGATACCGTGCGCCTGACGATGCGCACGCTCAGCGACGAGTTCATCGATTCCTATCTCGACGTGGAATATGAGGACGTCCGCAACAGCGTCGGCGGCTATCATATCGAGGGGCGGGGCGCGCAATTGTTCGATTGGGTCGAGGGCAGCCATTTCGCCATCCAGGGCCTGCCGCTGCTGCCTTTGCTCAAATATCTCCGCGAGCGCAGCATCTTGATGGCATGA
- a CDS encoding cell wall hydrolase, whose translation MTLAAGAAYADTSMAPETDTANAVRYIDHAAADLDGATLASARMETPAIRAQQVDFSTSVPDHAVATVDEPVIAPEPAPKSRSLRELVGEHARSKVADAEHECLAEAVYFESKGEPLEGQLAVAEVVINRAESGRYPSTLCGVVRQRGQFSFVRGGRIPDAPSGTEAWRKAVAIAHIAREELAESKAENAMFFHATRVRPSWRGLKRVAAVGNHIFYR comes from the coding sequence ATGACGTTGGCCGCGGGTGCGGCCTACGCCGACACCTCGATGGCTCCCGAAACCGATACGGCCAACGCCGTTCGCTACATTGACCATGCCGCCGCCGATCTGGACGGCGCCACCCTCGCTTCGGCGAGAATGGAGACGCCGGCAATCCGGGCGCAGCAGGTCGACTTTTCCACTTCCGTTCCCGATCACGCCGTCGCCACCGTCGACGAGCCCGTCATCGCCCCCGAGCCCGCGCCAAAGTCGCGCTCGCTGCGCGAACTGGTCGGGGAACATGCGCGTTCTAAGGTCGCCGACGCCGAGCATGAGTGCCTCGCCGAGGCCGTCTATTTCGAATCGAAGGGCGAGCCGCTCGAGGGCCAGCTCGCCGTCGCCGAGGTCGTGATCAACCGCGCCGAATCCGGCCGCTATCCCTCCACCCTCTGCGGCGTCGTCCGCCAGCGCGGCCAGTTCTCGTTCGTGCGCGGCGGCCGCATCCCCGACGCGCCGAGCGGCACCGAGGCGTGGCGCAAGGCCGTGGCGATCGCCCATATCGCCCGCGAGGAACTCGCCGAGAGCAAGGCCGAGAATGCGATGTTCTTCCATGCGACCCGCGTCCGTCCGTCGTGGCGCGGCCTGAAGCGCGTCGCCGCGGTGGGCAACCACATCTTCTACCGCTGA